From the genome of Mucilaginibacter paludis DSM 18603:
AAGAAGTAAGGCAATGCTGATCGAGCCTGGATATTCTGTTATGGAAAGCGACAGTTTATTTAAATACCGCCAACGGCAATACCTGATCAAAACAACAGAATATTTTGATGATGATTGCAAGTTAATCAAGGTAGCGATCTGGAAATCCGAAGGCTATTGGGAAATGTCAAAAAGCGAGTTCAGCAAATTGAAGAACTTTGCACAGGAGAATGGTTTCGATGCTACGCTCGAAGCTAATATTTTGGATAAGCAGCATATTAAAATAAACAATAAAGTCGTCAAGGTTGAATTGATCGACGACAAAAATCACCTGATCTATTACAGGGGCGGTTCGTCAAAGAACCAAACACAGCTATGGAGGATTAAATATAAATAACGCTATAATGCATATTATCTAAATTATTGCGGCACTGATCGAAGAAAAAAGACGAATGCCGTAATCCATAAAAGTTTACCTTTAATTCTCTAAACCTGAACCTTATTCATGAACCACGCTACTACCGAAGTCTGTTCCGGCATTCTGCACGAACGCGGGACTATTCAGTTTGCCTTCTTCTCTTTTTTTAAGAAATCAATAATATACACCCAAATTAAACCCAGTTTGCAAAATGGATAACAGAGTATATTACGGCCAATATTCGCTGAAGCACTGGCTTGACTTAATTTTGAAAGGCAATATTATACTTCCCGAATATCAGCGCCATTTTGTTTGGGGCGAAAATAAAGTGAAGACCCTAATCGAAACCTTGAAGAAGAAACAATTTGTTCCACCCATCACTATTGGTGCTTTCAAAATTGATGATAATACAAGTCAAAATCTTATTCTCGACGGGCAGCAACGGTTAACCAGTATTTTATTAGCATATCTTGGTCGGTATCCTAATAAAGCATCTTTCAAAGCTACTATTGAAAGAATGGCCGACGAAAATGATGATGAAGTGGAAGAAGATGAAGAAATTCTTGAAGATGTCCTGAAATGGAATTTTAAAATGTTAACGAATGAGGGCAAGAACAGAGCGGAGATTATTGGAAAAATTACTGCCGTCAATTATAAAGAGATCAATTTTAATATTGATGAACAATTCCTGAAAAAAACTTTCCTCGGTTTTTCTTACCTGGTGCCACACTCGGCAGTCAAACACGAACAACTCAAATATTATTCTTCTGTTTTTAGAAACATTAACATCCAGGGCGAGGTACTCTTGCCGCAGGAAAGCAGGCAGTCTTTGTATTTTCTGAATGAAGAACGCAAAAAGTTTTTCGATCCTGATTTCAGCAAAGCACTGGTTGTAAAAAACTTCAATACGCAAACCAAAACGGACTTTGTGCGATTCCTGTCCCTATTGTCGCAGTATGCAAAGGACGGCAATAGCAATAGGGTTGCCAGGGGGTTTAAGCCAAAAATGGAAAAATACTATGAAGAGTATATCTTTTCTGTAGTTGGTGAACAGGCTTCTGCATTATTCAAAGATTTCACGACTGTTTTTCCTAATGGTGTGTATGAACCGCGCCTTGACCGGTTAAGGCAAACGATAGACGATTTGGGTATTCCAAAGACTTTTAATTCCATTATTGAAATTGACCTGTATCTTTTCGGGCTGATCTATATTGTCGTGTTCGATGATAAGGTTATTGATATAACCAAAGCCCAGGATATTAAGAATGATGTGGATGCCCAAATAGCTTTATTTAAAGCTGATGATAATCACAAAAAGGCCCCCGGTTCACTTAAATACCTAAAGGCCCGTATGGATGCTTCAATCGAGATATATAAAAAGTATATTCATGAGTAAGCACACCGATTTTATCCGATCACCGATTACTGACGTTCTGAA
Proteins encoded in this window:
- a CDS encoding DUF262 domain-containing protein, with amino-acid sequence MDNRVYYGQYSLKHWLDLILKGNIILPEYQRHFVWGENKVKTLIETLKKKQFVPPITIGAFKIDDNTSQNLILDGQQRLTSILLAYLGRYPNKASFKATIERMADENDDEVEEDEEILEDVLKWNFKMLTNEGKNRAEIIGKITAVNYKEINFNIDEQFLKKTFLGFSYLVPHSAVKHEQLKYYSSVFRNINIQGEVLLPQESRQSLYFLNEERKKFFDPDFSKALVVKNFNTQTKTDFVRFLSLLSQYAKDGNSNRVARGFKPKMEKYYEEYIFSVVGEQASALFKDFTTVFPNGVYEPRLDRLRQTIDDLGIPKTFNSIIEIDLYLFGLIYIVVFDDKVIDITKAQDIKNDVDAQIALFKADDNHKKAPGSLKYLKARMDASIEIYKKYIHE